Proteins encoded within one genomic window of Humulus lupulus chromosome 1, drHumLupu1.1, whole genome shotgun sequence:
- the LOC133817266 gene encoding uncharacterized protein LOC133817266 encodes MPPPPPRPPVPTQELEVPTGTPPAPTSTVRIPVNTQALEKIPEAFRGTVYETASYTVDHYYNATPRDLWEIETRSPENVMEPSLGMTLMAALALHRSIARSRARFDEIKGEFQTAQASLASTQQQERDAKAALTDVKESEKAAQVALAAAKADLEVAQVALVAAKTELEVAQVALGAAKAELEVAQVTLVAERASSSSSMEAMLYHCWAFKQDGDFSFLALEVWEPFLKKFKARLQQEVPSETKETSAAGEQETEGVTSTERLGGGLGLLFLFICNLLPQGFSPRDNWFL; translated from the exons atgcccccacctcccccgcgacctccggtCCCTACTCAGGAACTGGAGGTACCAACTGGGACCCCGCCAGCTCCGACTTCCACTGTGCGCATCCCGGTTAACactcaggccttggagaaaatccccgaggcctttcgagggacggtttacgaaaccgcgagctatacggtggatcattactacaatgccaccccaagggacttgtgggagatcgagacgaggagccccgagaacgttatggagccttcactggggatgaccctcatg gcggctttggctctacatcgcagcatagctcggtccagggccaggtttgacgagatcaaaggcgagttccagactgctcaggccagTCTCGCGTCTACACAACAGCAAGAGCGAGATGCTAAGGCTGCCCTGACGGATGTCAAGGAAAGCGAAAAGGCTGCGCAGGTCGCCCTGGCCGCTGCGAAAGCCGATCTGGAGGTCGCACAGGTCGCCTTGGTCGCGGCAAAAACTGAACTCGAGGTTGCACAGGTCGCCTTGGGCGCGGCGAAGGCGGAGCTTGAGGTGGCCCAGGTCACCCttgtggcagagagggcatcttccagctcctccatggaggccatgctttatcattgctgggccttcaaacAGGATggtgatttctccttcttggcgctggaggtgtgggagcccttcctcaagaagttcaaggctcgtctTCAACAGGAGGTGCCCTCTGAGACTAAGGAGACTTCCGCTGCAGGCGAGCAGGAGACCGAAGGGGTGACCTCAACGGAACGACTTGGGGGGGGCCTAGgacttttgtttttatttatttgtaatcttttaccacaaggtttttctcctcgagacaattggtttctcTGA